A region of Cloacibacillus sp. DNA encodes the following proteins:
- the gltS gene encoding sodium/glutamate symporter — MADIFMVKMDFIQTMAFASVLYWLGVTLCRRVKFLIRYNIPPAVVGGLLFAVLRLLLTSRVGFEFDLTLMEPFMIAFFTTIGLGASVALLKKGGSAAFNLLLAACLLLVLQNAAAIVIGKFSGLHPMLSVLAGSATMTGGHGTGLVFADELERVFGLQGAQATAIACATFGVLAGSLLGGPIAERLIKGQSLAKEVNGENYRKEMIPDVFSFGDTGEEINTHSILMAVFQITFAVGLGMWLSEWFGTRGILLPAYALALVAGMVIRNTGDHVRLLRVNPRIVNHISGACLSFFLAFALMSVDLTALSGLAAPLFSILAFQVVLMILFAYYVTFRLTGGDYQAAVITAGHTGFGLGATPNAIANMEAVCAKYGIAPDAFFAVAAVGAFFIDIVNVIVINVLIKIFA; from the coding sequence ATGGCGGATATTTTTATGGTAAAGATGGACTTCATTCAGACGATGGCCTTCGCCTCGGTACTTTACTGGCTGGGCGTGACGCTCTGCCGCCGCGTAAAGTTCCTCATACGCTACAACATACCGCCCGCGGTCGTCGGCGGACTGCTCTTTGCCGTACTCAGGCTCCTGCTGACCTCCAGGGTAGGTTTTGAGTTTGACCTTACCCTTATGGAACCCTTTATGATCGCCTTCTTTACCACGATCGGCCTCGGCGCGAGCGTCGCGCTGCTCAAAAAGGGAGGTTCGGCGGCCTTCAACCTGCTTTTGGCGGCCTGCCTTCTGCTGGTACTGCAGAACGCCGCGGCGATCGTGATCGGTAAATTCTCCGGCCTTCATCCGATGCTATCTGTTCTCGCCGGTTCCGCGACGATGACAGGCGGCCATGGAACCGGACTTGTATTTGCCGACGAGCTTGAAAGGGTCTTCGGCCTTCAGGGCGCTCAGGCCACGGCGATTGCCTGCGCCACCTTCGGCGTACTCGCGGGGTCGCTGCTCGGCGGGCCGATCGCCGAACGCCTTATCAAGGGACAATCGCTGGCGAAAGAGGTCAACGGCGAAAATTATCGTAAAGAGATGATCCCTGACGTCTTCAGCTTTGGGGATACCGGCGAGGAGATAAATACCCATTCGATTTTGATGGCCGTCTTCCAGATAACCTTCGCCGTTGGGCTCGGCATGTGGCTAAGCGAATGGTTTGGGACGCGCGGCATCCTGCTGCCTGCCTACGCGCTCGCCCTTGTCGCCGGAATGGTGATCCGCAACACCGGGGACCACGTGAGACTGCTTCGCGTCAATCCCAGGATCGTCAACCACATCAGCGGCGCCTGCCTCTCCTTCTTTCTCGCCTTTGCGCTGATGTCCGTGGACCTTACAGCCCTGAGCGGCCTGGCGGCGCCTCTGTTCTCCATCCTTGCCTTCCAGGTCGTGCTGATGATCCTCTTCGCCTACTACGTGACGTTCCGTCTTACAGGCGGCGACTATCAGGCAGCCGTCATCACGGCGGGGCATACGGGCTTCGGCCTTGGCGCCACGCCGAACGCGATTGCCAACATGGAGGCCGTCTGCGCCAAGTACGGAATAGCCCCCGATGCCTTCTTTGCCGTAGCGGCGGTCGGAGCTTTCTTCATAGACATTGTAAATGTGATAGTGATAAACGTACTGATAAAGATCTTTGCCTGA
- a CDS encoding transporter substrate-binding domain-containing protein, with protein MSKTRLFKIAVVCFFFALAMAVCHPAELRATEKIRVGFFPLGRFQYIDENGAAAGYNIDYLSKIADITGWEYEFVPCGNWVEATALLERGKIDLLAPAQKIPELKEKFAYTAYPMGMELAAIYALKERDDLVYEDIDTLAKLRYGAARNSTFTSKFIEHAKEYNISPDITYYNNTTELFDALHAKRVDAIVSNIMFYDDSLKILGRFAPLAVYYITAKSNNTLLNKLDDAIYRMEVNDPTFDGGLLQKHFPHYKNTIFNYDEYLFIKNAPPIRIAYETDRAPLSFTGSDGKFHGVQRDILDEISRISGLKFVYVPCRREQMELTYLEENKVRVMSGVRYCRFSAQANRLRFSIPYFYSGNIIAGIDPLKYTGREELRLAMVEGAASLKESVAAKYPKFKIQTYENTEQAFSAAVSGETDFVIENRYVAEPYFVKPKFRSLKILSLTMIEEPYSLATLVYYVPTDDEKDWNSETFISIINKSIEQLDPQKISASVINRSAENIYKYTLDDFIYQYRCQLVILLAAAGAAIALLLARRLKRGKII; from the coding sequence TTGTCTAAAACTCGGCTGTTCAAAATAGCTGTCGTATGCTTTTTCTTCGCCCTTGCCATGGCCGTCTGTCATCCTGCCGAGCTCCGGGCCACGGAAAAGATTCGTGTCGGCTTTTTCCCGTTGGGAAGGTTCCAGTATATCGACGAAAACGGCGCCGCCGCGGGATACAACATTGATTATCTTTCCAAGATAGCCGATATCACCGGTTGGGAGTATGAGTTCGTCCCCTGCGGAAATTGGGTGGAGGCCACCGCGCTGCTGGAGAGGGGGAAGATCGATCTGCTCGCTCCGGCGCAGAAGATCCCTGAACTTAAAGAAAAATTTGCCTATACCGCCTACCCGATGGGAATGGAGCTCGCCGCCATCTACGCTCTCAAAGAGCGGGACGATCTGGTATACGAAGATATAGACACCCTAGCCAAGCTGAGATACGGCGCGGCCAGGAACTCCACCTTCACCAGCAAATTCATCGAGCACGCGAAGGAATATAATATATCGCCGGACATCACGTATTACAACAACACGACGGAGCTCTTCGACGCCCTCCACGCGAAGAGGGTCGACGCGATTGTCAGTAATATCATGTTCTATGACGACAGTCTGAAGATACTGGGGCGCTTCGCGCCGCTGGCCGTCTATTACATCACCGCCAAAAGCAACAACACGCTGCTGAATAAGCTTGACGACGCGATATACCGTATGGAGGTAAACGACCCGACATTCGACGGCGGGCTCTTACAGAAGCATTTCCCTCATTATAAGAACACCATCTTCAACTACGACGAGTATCTCTTCATAAAAAATGCGCCGCCGATCAGGATAGCCTACGAGACCGACAGGGCGCCGCTCTCCTTTACAGGCAGCGACGGAAAGTTCCATGGCGTTCAGCGGGATATTCTTGATGAAATATCGCGGATCAGCGGTCTTAAATTCGTCTATGTGCCCTGCCGGCGGGAGCAGATGGAGCTTACATATCTGGAAGAGAACAAGGTGCGCGTCATGAGCGGAGTCCGTTACTGCCGGTTCAGCGCGCAGGCAAATAGGCTGCGTTTCAGCATTCCCTATTTCTACTCGGGCAATATTATCGCGGGCATCGACCCGCTGAAGTACACCGGACGGGAAGAGCTGCGCCTTGCGATGGTAGAGGGCGCCGCCTCCCTCAAAGAGAGCGTGGCGGCCAAGTACCCGAAGTTCAAGATACAGACCTACGAAAATACGGAACAGGCATTCAGCGCCGCCGTCAGCGGCGAGACCGATTTCGTCATTGAAAACCGCTACGTCGCCGAACCATATTTCGTTAAGCCGAAATTCCGCAGCCTGAAGATACTCTCTTTGACGATGATCGAGGAGCCATATTCACTCGCGACACTCGTTTACTACGTGCCGACGGACGATGAAAAAGACTGGAACTCCGAGACATTCATATCCATAATAAACAAGTCGATCGAACAGCTGGACCCGCAAAAAATAAGCGCCTCCGTGATCAACAGAAGCGCCGAAAATATATACAAATACACGCTGGACGATTTCATCTACCAGTACCGCTGCCAGCTCGTCATCCTGCTCGCCGCCGCGGGGGCCGCCATTGCCCTCCTTCTGGCGCGCAGGTTAAAGAGAGGCAAAATTATTTAA
- the ychF gene encoding redox-regulated ATPase YchF codes for MLHCGIVGLPLSGKSTIFNVITRAGAEVKPYAGGKTDPNKAIVSVPDKRFDELVRINSPRKETPAQVEFVDLAGLSRGAGKGEGLGNAFLSFVADADALIQVIRCFSNPGVEHPEGSVDPVRDWDILDNELIFRDLAVIENRLGKLRAKKKLTSDEDKEKALLEKCYDCLMEERPLSSIELKPEEWRQLRGFSFVTLKPQIILLNLDESQNEESKIPKWEALKKRAEEHGAKLCTLYGSLEMDIMDLSPEEAAEFTEGLNITEPGRERLIEEAYRVLGLISFFTSGPDEVRAWTLHDGDTAVDAAGTIHSDLARGFIRAQVVSFDDYMKYNSSFDECRKAGVLRLEGKEYIVKDGDMIEIRFNV; via the coding sequence ATGCTGCATTGTGGGATCGTTGGACTGCCGCTGAGCGGAAAGTCTACAATATTTAACGTGATAACAAGGGCCGGTGCGGAAGTAAAACCTTACGCGGGGGGGAAGACTGACCCCAACAAGGCCATCGTCTCCGTTCCTGACAAACGCTTCGACGAGCTTGTAAGAATCAACTCGCCGCGCAAAGAGACGCCTGCGCAGGTGGAGTTTGTGGACTTGGCCGGACTCTCGCGCGGCGCGGGAAAGGGCGAGGGACTCGGCAACGCCTTCCTCTCCTTCGTCGCCGACGCCGACGCCCTCATTCAGGTGATACGCTGCTTCAGCAACCCAGGCGTGGAACACCCGGAGGGGTCGGTCGATCCCGTGCGCGACTGGGATATTCTGGACAACGAGCTCATCTTCCGCGACCTTGCCGTCATTGAGAACCGCCTTGGCAAACTTCGGGCGAAGAAAAAACTGACCTCCGACGAAGATAAGGAAAAGGCGCTGCTTGAAAAGTGTTATGACTGCCTCATGGAGGAGCGGCCGCTTTCGAGTATCGAGCTGAAGCCGGAGGAGTGGCGGCAGCTTCGCGGCTTCTCATTCGTCACGCTGAAGCCTCAGATAATTCTGCTCAACCTCGACGAAAGCCAGAACGAGGAATCCAAGATCCCGAAATGGGAGGCGCTTAAAAAGCGGGCCGAAGAGCACGGCGCGAAGCTGTGCACGCTCTACGGCAGTCTGGAGATGGATATAATGGACCTTTCACCCGAAGAGGCGGCGGAGTTCACCGAGGGACTCAACATCACCGAGCCGGGACGCGAACGTCTCATCGAAGAGGCCTACCGCGTACTTGGCCTCATTAGCTTCTTCACCTCCGGTCCGGACGAAGTGCGGGCCTGGACGCTGCATGACGGCGATACGGCGGTCGACGCGGCGGGAACGATACATTCGGACCTTGCCCGCGGCTTTATCCGCGCGCAGGTGGTCTCCTTCGACGATTACATGAAATATAACAGCTCGTTTGACGAGTGCCGCAAGGCTGGCGTGCTCCGCCTCGAGGGTAAGGAATACATCGTAAAAGACGGGGATATGATAGAAATACGTTTCAACGTTTAG
- a CDS encoding ROK family protein — MKKIGIDLGGHTITAGSVDFSGAAPQVLSTVTVPTPESRDLLSVIHVLEELILLWAAPGDDCFVGIGIPGFVDGERRRILRLTNFSDCDGVVLGEIISANLKARGIRADVRLENDANCAALGEGAAGTARGMRDYVVLTLGTGIGAGIVANGRLLTGAHGMAAECGHMAVSGDPLLCRCGCGGRGHLEESASADWIERRAGAAGLPPIFREVWEMRHTNTEAAALLEPALEALARGISSLAVTLDPEAVILSGGMSHAAGLADELRVRIEKYLPVPFRAVFILKNSEIGGSAAVIGAASLGQEMCKR; from the coding sequence ATGAAGAAGATAGGGATTGACCTTGGAGGGCATACGATAACGGCCGGTTCCGTCGATTTTTCCGGAGCGGCGCCGCAGGTCCTCTCCACGGTGACCGTCCCCACCCCTGAAAGCAGGGATCTCCTTAGCGTCATCCATGTGCTGGAGGAGCTTATATTGCTTTGGGCCGCTCCCGGAGATGATTGCTTTGTCGGGATCGGCATTCCCGGCTTCGTCGACGGGGAACGGCGCCGGATACTACGGCTAACCAATTTCTCGGACTGCGACGGTGTCGTCCTGGGAGAAATAATCTCGGCGAACCTAAAGGCGCGCGGTATAAGGGCCGATGTTCGCCTGGAAAACGACGCGAACTGCGCGGCGCTCGGAGAGGGCGCCGCCGGAACGGCGCGCGGAATGCGCGATTATGTGGTGCTCACCCTCGGCACCGGGATCGGCGCGGGCATTGTCGCGAACGGCAGACTGCTGACCGGCGCGCACGGGATGGCGGCGGAGTGCGGCCACATGGCGGTGAGCGGCGATCCGCTGCTCTGCCGCTGCGGCTGCGGCGGCAGGGGACACCTTGAAGAGTCGGCCTCCGCCGACTGGATAGAGCGGCGCGCAGGCGCCGCCGGACTGCCGCCAATATTCCGCGAGGTATGGGAGATGCGCCATACCAATACGGAGGCCGCCGCGCTGCTTGAGCCCGCGCTTGAGGCGCTGGCGCGGGGAATATCATCACTGGCGGTGACGCTGGACCCTGAGGCGGTCATCCTCAGCGGCGGCATGAGCCACGCCGCCGGACTTGCGGACGAGCTGCGGGTGAGGATCGAGAAATATCTTCCCGTCCCCTTCAGAGCTGTCTTTATTTTGAAAAATTCAGAAATCGGAGGTTCAGCCGCGGTGATCGGCGCCGCCTCCCTCGGACAGGAGATGTGTAAACGATGA
- the gltS gene encoding sodium/glutamate symporter → MTELHFNLVETVAFATAILWLGMFLRKRIFFLSKYNIPAPVIGGVIFALASWALKDSFSFNFDMVVKDPLMITFFTSIGLAASFKMLKQGGPQVFIFLIVASVLVLLQNVIAVALSYATGIHPLLGMLAGSITMSGGHGTGAVYANLFEKQYGLAGGMELAMAAATFGLVMGSILGGPVARRLIERNHLSKSHLNPDEMTYETVDETLDPASDGPVSASVLMTTLMQITIAMSVGAFIYEELIRVGIQLPTYLCALFVGIFIRNLSDMSGWYKVHLRLADTIGAVALSLFLALSLMSLKLWQLADLAGPMALILLGETLLMGFYAYFITFNVMRRDYTAAVISGGHCGFGLGATPNAIANMDAITSNYGPAPRAFFVVSIVGAFFIDIVNAIVIQSFVAFL, encoded by the coding sequence ATGACAGAGCTTCACTTTAACCTTGTCGAGACAGTGGCCTTTGCCACAGCCATTCTCTGGCTTGGCATGTTTCTCCGGAAAAGGATATTCTTCCTCAGCAAGTACAATATCCCCGCACCGGTGATCGGCGGCGTGATCTTCGCGCTTGCCAGCTGGGCGCTCAAAGACAGCTTTTCCTTCAACTTTGACATGGTCGTCAAAGATCCTCTGATGATAACATTCTTTACCAGCATCGGTCTTGCCGCCAGCTTCAAGATGCTGAAGCAGGGCGGACCGCAGGTTTTTATCTTTTTGATCGTCGCCTCCGTGCTGGTGCTTCTCCAGAATGTGATCGCCGTCGCCCTCTCATACGCTACGGGGATACATCCTCTGCTGGGAATGCTGGCCGGGTCCATTACGATGTCCGGCGGCCATGGTACCGGCGCGGTCTACGCCAACCTATTTGAGAAACAATACGGGCTTGCGGGCGGCATGGAGCTCGCGATGGCCGCCGCCACCTTCGGCCTTGTAATGGGGTCGATCCTCGGCGGTCCGGTGGCGCGGCGCCTGATAGAGCGCAACCATCTCTCTAAATCGCATCTCAACCCCGACGAAATGACCTACGAGACGGTGGACGAAACGCTCGACCCCGCCTCCGACGGCCCCGTGTCGGCCTCGGTGCTGATGACGACTTTGATGCAGATCACGATTGCGATGAGCGTCGGCGCCTTTATCTATGAGGAGCTCATAAGGGTAGGGATACAGCTTCCGACCTATCTCTGCGCCCTCTTCGTCGGTATCTTCATCCGTAATTTGAGCGACATGAGCGGATGGTACAAAGTACACCTGCGGCTCGCCGACACGATCGGCGCCGTCGCCCTTTCGCTCTTTCTAGCGCTCTCGCTGATGTCGCTCAAGCTCTGGCAGCTTGCGGACCTCGCCGGGCCGATGGCGCTGATCCTGCTCGGAGAGACGCTGCTGATGGGATTCTACGCCTACTTTATCACCTTCAACGTGATGCGCCGCGACTATACCGCCGCCGTCATTTCAGGCGGACACTGCGGCTTCGGCCTCGGCGCCACACCGAACGCCATTGCCAATATGGACGCGATCACGAGCAACTACGGCCCCGCGCCGCGCGCCTTTTTTGTCGTCTCTATAGTCGGGGCCTTCTTCATCGACATTGTGAACGCCATAGTCATACAGAGCTTCGTGGCATTTCTTTAA
- a CDS encoding M55 family metallopeptidase has translation MKIYISSDMEGSTGVVSTAQVDCTKPQYLFGRAMQAADADAAVRAALEAGAECVVINDSHCTMTNLDIAKFGGEVQLITGTPKLLGMVEGARGCDAAIFLGYHAMAGTEKAVLDHTFDQHTIYSLSVNGRKMGETGVNALLCGALGVPVVMVSGDDALCMEAESLLGPELVTCSVKEGLGRAAALCLTPENTAELIYSGVKKAMARLKKGECRPFAPEAPYLLEVTLMNTLQTDAASLVPGAVRTAARTLRFETEDALELRRFLYSVMECAAATLSDF, from the coding sequence ATGAAAATATACATAAGCTCGGATATGGAGGGCTCTACAGGGGTAGTCAGCACCGCGCAGGTGGACTGCACGAAGCCGCAGTACCTCTTTGGCCGTGCGATGCAGGCCGCCGACGCCGACGCCGCGGTGAGGGCCGCGCTGGAGGCCGGCGCCGAGTGTGTCGTCATAAACGATTCGCACTGCACGATGACTAACCTCGATATCGCGAAGTTTGGCGGCGAAGTGCAGCTGATAACGGGAACGCCAAAGCTGCTTGGCATGGTCGAGGGCGCGCGGGGCTGCGACGCCGCGATATTCCTGGGATATCACGCGATGGCCGGTACGGAGAAGGCGGTGCTCGACCACACCTTTGACCAGCATACTATCTACAGCCTCAGCGTGAACGGACGCAAGATGGGGGAGACCGGCGTCAACGCACTCCTCTGCGGCGCGCTCGGCGTGCCGGTAGTTATGGTCAGCGGCGACGACGCCCTCTGCATGGAGGCGGAAAGTCTGCTGGGGCCGGAGCTTGTGACCTGCTCCGTCAAAGAGGGGCTGGGGCGGGCAGCCGCGCTCTGCCTGACGCCGGAAAACACGGCCGAACTGATATATTCCGGAGTAAAAAAGGCGATGGCGCGGCTGAAAAAAGGCGAGTGCCGTCCCTTCGCGCCGGAAGCCCCTTATCTGCTTGAGGTGACGCTGATGAACACCCTGCAGACCGACGCCGCTTCGCTGGTTCCCGGCGCGGTGCGGACGGCGGCGCGTACCCTGCGCTTTGAGACGGAAGATGCGCTTGAACTGCGCCGCTTCCTCTACTCCGTGATGGAGTGCGCCGCGGCGACGCTCAGCGACTTTTGA
- a CDS encoding NADH:flavin oxidoreductase, giving the protein MLFDIFEIRGKRLQNRLCAAPLASLSSGVDGLPTERSLEVYGKIAASGVALVNVEHHAVNPTGRVRPEQFLVDSDEAAAAHAKIAELIKNGGKTAVAQISHGGANISSDGVFGLEGFRCLSPSGVRVGKVWNKLSTEPEKLSLPEIKKIVEDFAAAAKRLVRTTGYDGVMIHAAHGYLAGQFLSPLTNLRDDAYGGSGYRRARFLYEITDAVRRTLPNAVVSVRLGAADTLPDEKPHGLTVEDTVPVARELAALGVDLISVSGNLCGYGMDRTNGSYFAPYAAAIREAVDGKVPVECTGGIRGIESAEKLLVDGCCDLIGVGRPLVADAGFLDKWRAAI; this is encoded by the coding sequence ATGCTTTTTGACATCTTTGAAATTAGGGGAAAGCGGCTTCAAAACCGTCTCTGCGCCGCCCCGCTGGCCTCGCTTTCCAGCGGCGTCGACGGGCTGCCAACGGAACGGTCGCTCGAAGTTTATGGAAAAATAGCCGCCTCAGGCGTTGCTCTCGTCAATGTGGAACACCACGCGGTTAACCCCACAGGGCGCGTGCGGCCGGAACAATTTCTCGTCGACAGCGACGAGGCGGCTGCGGCGCACGCGAAGATCGCGGAGCTGATCAAAAATGGCGGTAAGACCGCCGTCGCCCAGATAAGTCACGGCGGGGCGAATATCTCAAGCGACGGTGTCTTCGGGCTTGAGGGATTCCGCTGCCTCTCGCCCTCCGGCGTGAGGGTGGGGAAGGTGTGGAACAAACTCTCGACTGAGCCGGAAAAACTCTCCCTGCCGGAGATAAAAAAGATTGTTGAAGACTTTGCCGCCGCCGCCAAAAGACTTGTGCGGACGACTGGATATGACGGCGTAATGATACACGCCGCGCACGGCTACCTCGCGGGGCAGTTTCTGAGCCCGCTGACGAATCTCCGTGACGACGCCTATGGCGGCAGCGGATACAGGCGCGCCCGCTTCCTCTACGAGATAACCGACGCCGTGCGCCGCACGCTGCCCAACGCGGTCGTCTCCGTACGTCTTGGGGCGGCGGATACCCTACCCGACGAAAAACCGCACGGCCTCACTGTGGAAGATACCGTCCCAGTCGCCCGCGAACTCGCGGCGCTCGGCGTTGATCTGATCAGCGTATCTGGCAACCTATGCGGCTATGGAATGGACAGGACGAACGGCTCCTACTTCGCCCCCTACGCCGCGGCGATAAGGGAGGCGGTGGACGGAAAGGTACCCGTGGAATGCACGGGCGGCATCCGCGGCATCGAAAGCGCGGAGAAGCTGCTTGTGGACGGGTGCTGCGACCTTATCGGCGTTGGAAGGCCGCTGGTGGCCGACGCCGGTTTCCTTGATAAGTGGAGGGCCGCCATATGA
- a CDS encoding TRAP transporter substrate-binding protein: MKKKLCLVLSVLLLTGMLASVSEAKAKVTLEFGHIQNPGHALAIAPEEFKAMVEKRSNGQVKVNIYPSSQLGSAREMMEQVTMGTLDMTCCDTADWAAALNIPQLAVFNMPFLTKDLATQAKLIDGIVAQEVPKMLKDSNVRLLMTYSNGIRQPLLKTKPITRLEDIKGVKMRTAETPLYVDIWNCLGASTVTSAWSEAYTLLQQGVADAVEADVTGLVNQNLQEQAKYLSKIGHLGAIYCVFINKDKWDSIPKDLQDIIQKSALESQKKQLQNRQASDNAAEKAMAAAGVKINDISQKERDRMKNACQPIYDKYEKNYKLGGLIKKMLSLNS, translated from the coding sequence ATGAAGAAGAAGCTCTGTCTCGTCCTGTCAGTTCTGTTACTTACCGGCATGCTGGCCTCCGTCAGCGAAGCGAAGGCGAAGGTCACCCTTGAGTTCGGGCACATCCAGAACCCAGGACATGCGCTGGCTATCGCCCCCGAAGAGTTCAAAGCGATGGTGGAGAAACGCTCCAACGGTCAGGTCAAGGTCAATATTTATCCGTCCAGCCAGCTCGGTTCCGCGCGCGAAATGATGGAGCAGGTGACGATGGGAACGCTTGACATGACCTGCTGTGACACCGCCGACTGGGCCGCGGCGCTGAATATTCCCCAGCTCGCCGTGTTCAACATGCCCTTCCTCACCAAGGACCTTGCCACACAGGCCAAACTTATAGACGGCATAGTGGCGCAGGAGGTGCCGAAGATGCTCAAGGACTCCAATGTCCGCCTGCTGATGACCTATTCCAACGGCATCCGCCAGCCCCTGCTCAAGACGAAGCCGATAACCCGTCTTGAGGATATTAAGGGCGTTAAGATGCGCACCGCCGAAACGCCGCTCTACGTCGATATCTGGAACTGCCTCGGAGCGAGCACCGTCACCTCCGCGTGGAGCGAGGCTTATACGCTTCTCCAGCAGGGCGTGGCCGACGCCGTCGAAGCCGACGTCACGGGGCTGGTAAATCAGAACCTGCAGGAGCAGGCCAAATACCTCTCCAAGATCGGCCACCTGGGCGCCATATACTGCGTATTTATCAATAAGGATAAATGGGACTCCATCCCCAAAGACCTGCAGGATATAATCCAGAAGAGCGCGCTTGAGAGCCAGAAGAAGCAGCTGCAGAACCGCCAGGCTTCGGACAACGCAGCAGAGAAGGCGATGGCGGCGGCCGGCGTGAAGATCAACGATATATCGCAGAAGGAACGCGACAGGATGAAGAACGCCTGCCAGCCGATATACGACAAGTATGAGAAAAATTACAAGCTTGGCGGCCTCATCAAGAAGATGCTGTCGCTGAACAGTTAA
- a CDS encoding glycerol dehydrogenase, with amino-acid sequence MLSSTTRAFGSPLRYVQGPDEFSRLPQYTAPYGKACVLIDGFLYPELNAQLENAYDGGEFTSIKFQGECCDEEIGRIGAIAREQDGRVFVGVGGGKTLDTAKLCANAMNMPLIIVPSSASTDAPVSEIAVIYTPGGEYIGSRKVKKNADLVLVDSEIIAKSPRRLFIAGMGDALATWLEAQAVDASDSPNYIGTGYRRSKAGMAIAKASWDILFADGLNALAALELGVVTEALENVIEANTLLSGLGFLNTGLATAHGIHSGLTALPETHKYLHGEKVAFGIVCQLVLENSDAAVVDKVMNFMAAVGLPVTLADLGVEAAPEKITAIAEKTASGPLVHQEPFLVNAERVYAAIVAADALGKKYKAKAAANK; translated from the coding sequence ATGCTAAGTTCCACCACAAGAGCCTTTGGAAGTCCTTTGCGTTATGTGCAGGGGCCGGATGAGTTCAGCCGGCTGCCGCAGTATACCGCGCCTTATGGAAAGGCCTGCGTTCTGATCGACGGCTTTCTGTATCCGGAGCTGAACGCACAGCTGGAAAACGCCTATGACGGCGGAGAATTTACCTCAATAAAGTTCCAGGGAGAGTGCTGCGACGAAGAGATCGGCAGGATCGGCGCCATCGCCAGAGAGCAGGATGGCCGCGTCTTTGTCGGCGTCGGCGGCGGAAAGACTTTGGATACGGCGAAATTATGCGCCAACGCCATGAATATGCCGCTGATCATCGTGCCCTCTTCCGCCTCAACGGACGCGCCGGTGAGCGAGATCGCGGTCATCTATACTCCCGGCGGGGAATACATCGGTTCGCGCAAGGTGAAAAAGAACGCCGACCTTGTGCTTGTTGACAGTGAAATAATCGCCAAATCCCCCCGCCGGCTTTTTATCGCCGGCATGGGCGACGCTCTGGCCACCTGGCTTGAAGCTCAGGCCGTCGACGCCTCCGATTCCCCCAATTATATCGGTACGGGCTACCGCCGCAGCAAGGCGGGCATGGCCATTGCCAAGGCGAGCTGGGATATCCTCTTCGCAGACGGACTCAACGCGCTGGCGGCGCTTGAGCTCGGCGTCGTCACCGAAGCGCTGGAAAACGTCATCGAGGCGAACACGCTGCTCAGCGGCCTCGGCTTTCTCAATACCGGCCTGGCCACCGCTCACGGCATCCATTCCGGTCTCACGGCTCTGCCGGAGACCCATAAATATCTGCATGGGGAAAAGGTGGCCTTTGGCATCGTCTGTCAGCTTGTGCTGGAAAACAGCGATGCCGCCGTCGTGGATAAGGTCATGAACTTCATGGCCGCCGTCGGCCTGCCCGTGACGCTGGCGGATCTCGGCGTCGAAGCGGCGCCGGAAAAGATCACGGCGATCGCGGAGAAGACGGCCAGCGGCCCTCTTGTACATCAGGAACCTTTTCTGGTGAACGCCGAACGGGTATACGCGGCTATCGTGGCCGCCGACGCTTTAGGTAAAAAGTACAAAGCAAAAGCAGCAGCAAATAAATGA